The following are from one region of the Chloracidobacterium sp. genome:
- a CDS encoding thioredoxin domain-containing protein has product MRSSDKFTNKLINETSPYLLQHAHNPVDWYPWGDEAFERARAEDKPVLVSIGYSACHWCHVMEHESFEDEGVAAIMNEHFVNIKVDMEERPDVDQIYMNFVQITTGRGGWPMNVFITPEKLPFFGGTYFPPSPRYGMVSWRQILLSIAEAWRERRDELMGSAYEILGSLRQMTVTEMPAGGIDTSLSDTAFSRFVRTYDPRDGGWGGAPKFPASMSMEFLLRYWERTGNENALTMVKHTAEKIACGGIYDQLGGGFHRYSVDAVWLVPHFEKMLYDNAQLVRIYLHLYQITKEDLFKRIAVETLEYIRREMIGPEAGFYSTQDADSEGEEGKFFVWTPEEIQAVLGDDSSKVFCEFYNATSEGNFEGRNILNVRDHDEATVVELSASRELLFNEREKRIKPNRDEKVLTSWNGLMLAAFAEASAVLGSDEYLTIAKRNADFLIENLKDDGRLLRTWKDGRAKLNGYIEDHANLADGLIELFQVSGDERYLNEAIRLADAMITEFWDEDGGGFFFTSNDHEELIVRNKDFYDNATPSGNSVAADVLLKLAKLLGDERYVRFALTVLRLASVQAKQHPQGFGRLLATAEFYFGEVKEVAIVGDADNDLQRELWSEYRPFKIVAIGDGTGSNVPLLKDRTLIDGKATAYVCEGFVCQRPVNRPEELAKMI; this is encoded by the coding sequence ATGCGTTCATCTGATAAGTTCACGAATAAGTTGATCAACGAAACATCTCCGTATCTCCTCCAGCACGCGCACAATCCGGTCGACTGGTATCCGTGGGGCGACGAGGCGTTCGAACGAGCCAGGGCCGAAGACAAGCCTGTCTTGGTCAGCATCGGTTATTCGGCTTGCCACTGGTGTCATGTCATGGAGCACGAGTCGTTCGAAGACGAAGGTGTTGCGGCGATAATGAATGAACATTTCGTCAACATTAAGGTCGATATGGAAGAGCGTCCCGACGTCGATCAGATATACATGAATTTCGTTCAGATAACGACCGGCCGTGGCGGATGGCCGATGAACGTATTCATAACGCCGGAAAAGCTGCCGTTCTTCGGAGGTACATATTTTCCGCCATCACCCCGATATGGAATGGTGAGCTGGCGGCAGATCTTGTTGAGCATTGCGGAGGCCTGGCGCGAGCGACGCGACGAGCTCATGGGATCGGCTTACGAGATACTTGGTTCGCTGCGGCAAATGACCGTCACCGAAATGCCCGCCGGCGGTATAGACACAAGCTTGTCAGATACAGCATTCAGCCGATTTGTCAGAACCTACGACCCGAGGGATGGCGGATGGGGAGGCGCACCGAAATTTCCGGCGTCAATGTCGATGGAGTTCCTGCTTCGTTACTGGGAAAGAACCGGCAACGAAAATGCGCTGACTATGGTGAAACACACGGCCGAAAAGATCGCCTGTGGCGGGATTTATGATCAGCTTGGCGGCGGGTTCCACCGATACTCAGTTGATGCCGTTTGGCTCGTTCCCCATTTTGAAAAGATGCTTTACGACAACGCTCAGCTCGTCAGGATCTATTTGCATCTTTATCAGATCACCAAAGAGGATCTCTTTAAGCGGATCGCGGTCGAAACGCTCGAATACATACGACGTGAAATGATCGGCCCCGAGGCTGGATTCTATTCGACGCAAGACGCCGACAGTGAGGGCGAAGAAGGGAAGTTCTTTGTTTGGACGCCGGAAGAGATTCAGGCAGTACTCGGTGATGATTCCTCAAAGGTGTTTTGCGAATTTTATAACGCGACATCGGAAGGTAACTTTGAAGGCCGCAATATTCTCAACGTACGCGACCACGACGAAGCGACTGTTGTGGAGCTATCGGCGAGTAGAGAGTTGCTCTTCAACGAACGTGAAAAACGCATTAAACCGAATCGCGACGAAAAAGTGCTGACATCCTGGAATGGCTTGATGCTAGCGGCTTTTGCCGAGGCATCGGCGGTCTTAGGCAGTGATGAATACCTGACCATCGCGAAACGGAATGCCGACTTTCTGATCGAAAACCTAAAGGACGACGGCAGACTACTTAGAACCTGGAAAGACGGTCGGGCCAAGCTTAACGGATACATCGAAGATCACGCGAATCTGGCTGACGGATTGATCGAGCTCTTTCAAGTTTCGGGTGACGAACGATACTTGAATGAAGCGATCCGGTTGGCAGATGCGATGATCACGGAATTTTGGGACGAAGACGGCGGCGGGTTCTTTTTTACGTCGAACGACCACGAGGAACTGATCGTCCGCAATAAGGACTTTTACGACAACGCCACGCCGTCTGGAAATTCGGTTGCGGCGGACGTTTTGCTCAAACTTGCCAAGCTCCTGGGCGACGAGCGGTACGTACGTTTCGCGTTGACGGTCTTGCGGCTCGCTTCGGTTCAGGCAAAGCAACACCCACAAGGCTTCGGACGATTACTGGCGACGGCCGAATTCTATTTCGGAGAAGTTAAGGAGGTCGCGATCGTCGGCGATGCGGACAACGATCTTCAACGCGAACTATGGTCGGAATATCGTCCATTCAAGATCGTTGCCATCGGGGACGGCACCGGCTCAAATGTGCCGCTTCTGAAAGACCGGACTCTGATCGATGGTAAGGCCACGGCATATGTCTGCGAAGGGTTTGTATGCCAGCGTCCGGTCAATCGACCAGAGGAATTGGCTAAAATGATCTAA
- a CDS encoding acetyl ornithine aminotransferase family protein, whose product MFPTTELQKPVIKTALPGPKAQEIIDADSQFVTPSYPRPDYKLVAERGYGVWIEDPDGNVFLDCNAGVAVCSTGHCHPEIVKAISNQAAELIHLCGTDFYYRHMPALGKKLDEIVPIDGPTKSHFANSGAEAIETALKLAMYHTKRQKFISFYGSFHGRTLGALSLTSSKKAQRLGFARQALDVVHVPYPNCYQCPFNLGKCNDGSCCMGTVSWIEDRLFNTTTPPEEVAGIVLEVVQGEGGYVPAPTEVVKAIRQICDKHGIMLIVDEVQSGMGRTGKMFALDHHEGVKADIVCMAKGIGSGMPIGVCTARADVMTWHKGAHASTFGGNPVAIASALKTIELLEGGLIENSAEVGSYLKAGLEKLKGKYDCIGDVRGMGMMLGVEFVADRISRKPAPELRDRIEMACFNNGLIILGCGTSTIRWSPPLILTKENVDVALGIFDSAIEMSIA is encoded by the coding sequence ATGTTCCCGACAACCGAATTACAGAAACCCGTTATAAAGACCGCGCTTCCGGGCCCAAAGGCTCAGGAGATAATTGATGCCGACTCCCAGTTCGTTACACCAAGCTATCCGCGTCCTGATTACAAACTAGTCGCGGAAAGAGGCTACGGCGTTTGGATCGAGGATCCGGACGGCAACGTGTTTCTCGATTGCAATGCCGGCGTCGCCGTCTGCTCGACAGGCCATTGCCATCCAGAAATCGTCAAGGCGATCAGCAATCAGGCAGCTGAGCTGATCCACCTGTGCGGCACCGATTTTTATTACCGGCACATGCCTGCTTTGGGAAAAAAGCTGGATGAGATCGTCCCGATCGATGGGCCGACCAAATCGCATTTCGCCAACAGCGGCGCCGAAGCCATCGAGACCGCTTTGAAGCTCGCGATGTACCACACCAAGCGGCAAAAGTTCATTTCGTTCTACGGTTCGTTCCATGGCCGCACGCTCGGGGCGCTCTCGCTTACGTCGTCGAAGAAGGCTCAAAGGTTGGGCTTCGCGCGTCAGGCTCTCGACGTTGTACACGTTCCCTACCCGAATTGCTATCAGTGTCCGTTCAATCTTGGTAAATGTAATGACGGAAGCTGTTGCATGGGAACGGTCAGCTGGATCGAGGATCGGCTTTTCAATACGACCACCCCGCCCGAAGAAGTAGCAGGCATCGTACTTGAGGTCGTCCAGGGTGAAGGCGGCTATGTGCCCGCCCCGACCGAGGTGGTCAAAGCCATCCGTCAGATCTGCGACAAACACGGCATCATGCTGATCGTTGACGAGGTCCAATCCGGAATGGGCCGCACCGGAAAGATGTTTGCGCTCGATCATCACGAAGGCGTTAAGGCCGACATCGTCTGCATGGCAAAGGGCATCGGCTCCGGAATGCCGATCGGCGTTTGTACTGCACGCGCCGACGTCATGACCTGGCACAAAGGTGCACACGCTTCGACATTCGGCGGTAACCCGGTCGCGATCGCTTCTGCGTTGAAAACGATCGAACTTCTCGAAGGTGGATTGATCGAGAATTCGGCTGAGGTCGGCAGCTATTTGAAGGCTGGCCTCGAGAAATTAAAAGGGAAATACGATTGCATCGGCGACGTACGCGGAATGGGAATGATGCTCGGCGTTGAGTTTGTTGCGGACAGGATATCGCGAAAACCTGCACCCGAACTTCGTGACCGTATCGAGATGGCCTGCTTCAACAATGGCCTTATAATCCTTGGCTGCGGCACAAGCACGATCAGATGGTCTCCGCCACTTATTTTGACTAAAGAGAACGTTGATGTTGCACTCGGGATCTTTGACAGTGCGATCGAAATGTCTATCGCTTAG
- a CDS encoding electron transfer flavoprotein subunit alpha/FixB family protein, translating to MILVFIEHKNCILNKTSLEAIAAAQAIGNDLGMKASAVIPCTGECPLVQEIAGYDLEKVIVAKNDRLGTYTPDAYADAWEQVIRATNPLYIVMSHTYQVRDFAPKVATRFGSEVVGDVIRYRAENGKLVLTRRIFLGKLDADLTVGGESPYFVTFQSGAFRGDSAAKGSASVETIDVNIGDVRMTAEEPFQEAKASVDLTKSEIIVAVGRGIKSQENLAIAQQLADALGADLAASRPICDSEWLPIDRQIGSSGQTVAPKLYIALGISGAIQHIVGMKNSGTIVAINKDSEAPIFDIADYGIVGDLFEAVPVLVDEIKKAKS from the coding sequence ATGATACTCGTTTTCATCGAACATAAGAATTGCATATTGAACAAGACCTCACTTGAAGCGATAGCTGCGGCGCAGGCCATCGGGAACGACCTTGGGATGAAGGCATCTGCGGTCATTCCGTGCACAGGTGAATGTCCGTTGGTGCAAGAGATCGCAGGTTACGATCTCGAAAAGGTGATCGTCGCAAAGAACGACCGACTCGGTACATATACGCCGGATGCCTATGCCGACGCTTGGGAGCAGGTGATCAGGGCGACCAACCCGCTGTATATTGTGATGTCGCACACTTATCAGGTGCGCGATTTCGCCCCAAAGGTCGCAACGCGTTTTGGGAGCGAGGTCGTCGGTGATGTTATCCGCTATAGGGCCGAAAACGGGAAGCTCGTTTTAACGCGGCGCATCTTTCTTGGAAAGCTTGATGCAGATCTGACGGTCGGAGGCGAATCCCCGTATTTTGTTACCTTTCAATCAGGCGCATTCCGTGGCGATTCGGCGGCGAAGGGAAGTGCATCGGTCGAGACGATCGATGTGAACATCGGCGATGTAAGAATGACCGCCGAAGAGCCCTTTCAGGAAGCGAAAGCTTCGGTCGATCTGACCAAGAGTGAGATCATCGTTGCGGTCGGCCGGGGAATCAAATCGCAGGAGAATCTAGCCATCGCTCAACAGCTCGCAGACGCGTTGGGTGCCGATCTAGCGGCCTCGCGTCCGATCTGCGACAGCGAATGGCTGCCGATCGACCGCCAGATCGGTTCATCTGGGCAGACCGTTGCCCCGAAACTTTACATTGCGCTCGGCATTTCCGGTGCGATCCAGCATATCGTTGGGATGAAAAACTCCGGGACGATCGTAGCGATCAACAAAGACTCGGAAGCACCGATCTTTGACATCGCCGATTACGGCATTGTCGGCGACCTGTTCGAAGCCGTTCCGGTTTTGGTCGACGAGATCAAAAAGGCGAAAAGCTGA
- a CDS encoding electron transfer flavoprotein subunit beta/FixA family protein: MKIIVLMKQVANKDAVLRIGPDEKWINETDVATQTNESDGYALEEALRLKEAKGDGEVIVCTLGPQSAKAVIKDALARGADRAIHVVVDQANKLSPYQIAGAIAGAIGDENPDLVFAGLQSDDASFGQTGVVLAEMLGIPHGTIVIEIDRASLGESLRIKRELESGWYQWFSYRLPALFTIQSGISQIRYASLKGIMAAKKKEIRDVTPSIETFAGGQAIQRVYMPLKTKHTQILGNGDAKAGAVELVEKLRSEVRAI; this comes from the coding sequence ATGAAGATCATAGTCTTGATGAAACAGGTCGCCAACAAGGACGCTGTCTTGAGGATCGGGCCTGATGAGAAATGGATCAATGAGACCGATGTGGCAACACAGACGAACGAGTCTGACGGTTACGCGCTCGAGGAAGCTCTTCGGCTGAAAGAGGCTAAGGGCGATGGCGAGGTGATCGTCTGTACGCTTGGTCCGCAGTCGGCGAAAGCCGTGATCAAGGACGCACTCGCCCGAGGGGCAGATCGCGCGATACATGTCGTTGTCGACCAAGCCAATAAACTTTCGCCCTACCAGATCGCCGGTGCGATAGCCGGAGCGATCGGCGACGAGAATCCCGACCTGGTATTTGCGGGACTGCAGTCCGACGATGCAAGCTTCGGCCAGACCGGTGTGGTCCTTGCCGAAATGCTCGGCATTCCTCACGGCACGATCGTGATCGAGATCGACCGCGCCAGCCTTGGCGAGAGTCTTCGGATAAAACGCGAGCTCGAAAGCGGTTGGTATCAATGGTTCAGCTACAGACTTCCAGCATTGTTCACCATCCAGTCAGGGATATCGCAGATCCGATACGCTTCGCTCAAGGGGATAATGGCGGCGAAGAAAAAAGAGATCAGGGATGTTACACCGTCGATCGAGACGTTTGCCGGCGGACAGGCGATACAGAGGGTTTACATGCCATTGAAGACCAAGCATACCCAGATTCTTGGTAACGGAGACGCGAAGGCAGGAGCGGTCGAATTGGTCGAAAAGCTCAGATCGGAGGTGCGGGCGATATGA
- the fabF gene encoding beta-ketoacyl-ACP synthase II has protein sequence MKRRVVVTGLGLITPIGNDVPTTWEALMSGANGADYIKKFDPEKFSVKFACEVKDFDPLSFLDKKEARRMGAFTHFALAASDEAMKHSGLVIDESNAEMVGTYISSGIGDFWAIEREHEKLLNSGPDRVSPFFIVSAIVNLAAGNVSIRHGAKGPNSATATACSAGAHAIGDSFRLIERGDADAMICGGAESAITPMSVAGFASMRALSTRNDDPKRASRPFDLERDGFVIGEGSGIMILEELEFAKARGAKIIAEIVGYGMSGDAFHVTMPDETGSGAIRVMQRAIKDAGISPDQIGYVNAHGTSTPYNDKFESLAIKNVFGGHATNGLAVSSTKSMTGHALGAAGGIEAVFSVLAIKEGMLPPTINYETPDPECDLDYVPNVARKAEIDFALSNSFGFGGTNACLIFKKYEE, from the coding sequence ATGAAACGTCGCGTAGTAGTTACAGGACTCGGGTTGATCACGCCGATCGGCAACGACGTCCCGACAACGTGGGAAGCGCTGATGAGCGGCGCAAATGGTGCGGACTACATCAAAAAGTTCGATCCTGAGAAGTTTTCAGTCAAATTTGCCTGCGAGGTAAAGGACTTCGATCCGTTGAGCTTTCTTGATAAGAAGGAAGCAAGGCGAATGGGAGCGTTTACTCATTTCGCTCTTGCCGCTTCGGATGAAGCGATGAAGCATAGCGGGCTCGTGATAGACGAATCGAACGCCGAAATGGTCGGTACCTACATAAGTTCGGGTATCGGCGATTTTTGGGCTATCGAGCGCGAACACGAGAAGCTTCTCAACTCGGGCCCTGACCGAGTCTCACCTTTCTTCATAGTCTCAGCGATAGTCAATCTCGCAGCCGGAAACGTTTCGATCCGCCATGGTGCCAAGGGCCCAAACTCGGCAACCGCGACTGCATGCTCTGCTGGAGCTCATGCGATCGGCGACAGCTTTCGACTGATCGAGAGAGGCGATGCGGATGCGATGATCTGCGGCGGAGCCGAAAGCGCGATCACGCCGATGTCAGTTGCGGGATTTGCCTCGATGCGTGCTCTCTCGACGCGAAACGACGATCCGAAACGCGCCTCTCGGCCGTTCGATCTTGAGCGCGACGGCTTCGTGATCGGCGAAGGATCGGGCATCATGATCCTCGAGGAACTCGAATTTGCCAAGGCTCGCGGTGCGAAGATCATTGCTGAAATAGTGGGCTACGGCATGAGCGGCGACGCATTTCACGTGACGATGCCGGATGAAACTGGTTCCGGGGCGATCCGAGTGATGCAGCGTGCTATCAAAGATGCCGGAATTTCACCCGACCAGATCGGCTACGTCAACGCTCACGGCACGTCGACCCCGTATAACGACAAGTTCGAATCGCTTGCGATCAAGAACGTGTTTGGAGGTCACGCGACCAATGGCCTCGCCGTAAGCTCGACAAAATCTATGACCGGGCATGCGCTCGGAGCAGCTGGTGGCATCGAGGCGGTATTCTCGGTCCTTGCGATAAAAGAAGGGATGCTGCCGCCGACGATCAACTACGAAACGCCGGATCCGGAATGCGACCTCGACTATGTTCCAAATGTCGCAAGAAAAGCCGAGATTGACTTTGCATTGTCCAACAGCTTTGGATTCGGCGGAACTAATGCATGCCTGATCTTTAAGAAATACGAGGAATAA
- a CDS encoding acyl carrier protein encodes MSEVQDKIKQIIVDELGVDEAEVTENARFIEDLGADSLDLVELVMRFEEEFDIEIPDEDAEKIQSVRDAYAYVEQHKG; translated from the coding sequence ATGTCAGAAGTTCAGGATAAGATCAAACAGATCATTGTTGACGAATTGGGTGTTGATGAAGCGGAAGTCACCGAAAACGCCCGGTTCATCGAGGACCTTGGTGCCGACTCACTCGACCTGGTCGAACTCGTCATGCGTTTTGAAGAAGAGTTTGACATCGAGATCCCGGATGAGGACGCAGAAAAGATCCAGAGCGTTCGGGACGCTTACGCTTACGTCGAACAGCACAAAGGGTAA